In Desulfobacter hydrogenophilus, the genomic stretch GACCAAACAATCCGGCTCCTGCAGGGATTCGGCCTGGCTCCTGGTCAATATATTGCGTCATCTAGGACTGGCATCCCGGTTTGTATCCGGGTACCTGATCCAGCTTGCCGCCGATGTCAAATCCCTTGAAGGGCCTTCGGGACCGGAACAGGATTTCACGGATCTGCATGCCTGGGTAGAGGTCTTCCTGCCCGGGGCCGGCTGGGTGGGGCTGGACCCCACATCCGGACTGTTAGCCGGTGAAGGCCATATCCCCCTTGCCTGCACGCCGTTTCCCAAAAGTGCGGCACCCCTCACAGGGGAGCTTGAGGAATGCGAGGTGGAGTTCTCCCACACCATGCGCGTTACACGCATCCACGAAGACCCCCGGTCCACCAAACCCTATCCCGAGGAAATCTGGACAAAGATACATGACTTGGGATTCCGGGTGGATGAAGAGATTAAAAAGGAAAATATCACCCTGACCATGGGCGGGGAACCCACCTTTGTGTCAGCCACGGACATGGAAGCCGATGAATGGAACACCGGCGCCGTGGGCCCCACCAAAAAAATAAAGGCCATGGAACTGCTCCAGCGCCTGCGCAGCAAATGGGCGCCTGGCAGCCTCCTGCACATTGGCCAGGGCAAATGGTACCCGGGTGAATCCCTGCCCCGCTGGGCCATAGGCTGCTACTGGCGAAAGGACGGCAAATCGCTTTGGCAGGACCCGTCTCTTCTGGCGGACGACACCCGGGACTACAAATTTGGTCCGGCCCAGGCAAAAACCCTGATGCAGACCGTCACACAGGTGCTGGGCGTGGATGAAAAATATATCATACCTGCCTATGAAGATGTATTTCACTGGCTATTAAAGGAACAACGCCTGCCGGCAAACGTTACCCCCGAAGACTCCCGACTGAAAGATCCCGAGGAGCGCGCCCGCATGACCCGGGTATTTGAGCAAGGCATCGGAGCGGTAACCGGCTTTGTACTGCCCATCCAAAAAGGGTCATGGAAAAGCTGTACCTGGGAACTGCGTTCCGACAATCTGTTTCTAGTGCCCGGAGATTCGCCCATGGGACTTCGTCTGCCCCTGGACAGCCTGCCCTGGGTATCGCCCAAAAAATATCCCCATGTGGTGGAAGAGGATCCCATGGGCATCCATGGCCCGTTTCCGGACCCATTGACATCCGACTCGGACAAGGAGCGCTTGCGCCGGGCAGAAAAGGAAAAGGAAGGTCAGTTCAATCTCCCGGGAAAACCCGAGACACAGACCCGGGATGATGTTGTATCCCAACGTCTTGAACCTGCCTCACATGCTGCCGATGATACCAGCGGCACTGAACCGACCATCCGCACGGCCCTTTGTATCCAGCCCAGGGACGGACGGTTGTATGTATTCATGCCGCCCATGGCCAGCGCATCGGATTATTTCGAACTCATTACGGCTGTGGAACAGGCGGCGCGCATCACAGAATGTCCTGTGGTCATTGAAGGGTACACACCACCTTTTGACCACCGAATTAATGTTCTCAATGTCACCCCGGATCCCGGGGTAATCGAAGTGAACATCCACCCGGCAACCGACTGGGGCCAGATGGTGGAGGTAACCTGTGATCTTTACGAAGAGGCAAGACAGTCAGGCCTTGGCACCGAAAAATTCATGCTGGACGGCCGGCATTCAGGCACAGGCGGCGGCAACCATATTGTCATGGGCGGACCCAGCCCCGGCCAAAGCCCCTGGCTTGCCCGGCCGGACCTGCTGCGCAGTTTTTTAACATTCTGGAATAACCATCCATCCCTGTCTTTTCTTTTTTCAGGGTTATTCATCGGTCCCACCAGCCAGTCCCCGCGGATTGATGAAGCACGACACGACACCCTGGATGAACTGGACATTGCCTTTGCCGAACTTGATAACCAGACAGGCAGTGGCTCACCATGCCCGCCCTGGCTGGTAGACCGGTTATTCCGCCATCTGCTCACGGATCTTACCGGCAACACCCACCGGGCTGAATTCTGCATTGATAAAATGTACTCCCCGGATTCGGCCGCCGGGCGGCTGGGACTTTTGGAATTCCGCTCCTTTGAGATGCCGCCCCATGCCAGAATGAGCCTTGCCCAGCAGTTGCTGCTGCGCATATTCCTGCTCAAATTCTGGAAAACACCATACAAAGAAAAGCTGGTCAGATGGGGCACGTCCCTGCACGATAAGTTCATGCTGCCCTTTTATGTATGGCAGGATTTCTGCGATGTGCTAGATATTCTACGGCGGGACGGATATGACCTATCGCCTGCATGTTTTCACCCCCACTTTGAATTCAGGTTCCCCTTTGTGGGTAAGGTCTGTCATGCGGGCGTGGAAATGGAACTGCGCACAGCCATTGAACCCTGGCATGTACTGGGGGAAGAGCCTGGCGGCGGGGGTACGGCCAGGTATGTGGACTCCTCTTTGGAGCGCATCCAGATCCAAGTAAGCGGTATGACAGACAGCCGTTACCAGGTGCTTTGCAATGGGCGGCCCGTGCCTTTGCACCCCACAGACGTCAATGCCCAGTTTGTGGCCGGCATCCGGTACCGGGCCTGGCAACCCCCGTCCTGCCTGCATCCCACCATCGGCGTGCATACCCCGCTAATTTTTGATCTGATGGATACCTGGAGCATGCGATCCGTGGGCGGATGCACCTATCATGCATTCCACCCGGGTGGACGAGGTTATGATGTCTTTCCAATTAACGCCCTGGAAGCAGAAGGCCGGCGGATTTCCCGATTCAGGGATATCGGCCACACCCCCGGCCCCATGGAGCGGATACCCCATGAACCGTTGAATCCAAGGTTTCCACATACCTTGGACTTAAGAACCCGGTACTAACGGCCATGGGCCAATCTGGTTTAT encodes the following:
- a CDS encoding DUF2126 domain-containing protein — its product is MAIQVALYHKTEYKYDRKIQLGPQVIRLRPAPHCRTPILSYNQTVLPDDHFINWQQDPFSNYLSRLNFQEKTDHLSIVVDLVAEMVTINPFDFFLEEYAREYPFKYSSEVKKDLGPFLQQDPAGSKFKAYISSISREKENTIDFMVRVNQDLQQTISYNIRMEPNVQTCEETLTKQSGSCRDSAWLLVNILRHLGLASRFVSGYLIQLAADVKSLEGPSGPEQDFTDLHAWVEVFLPGAGWVGLDPTSGLLAGEGHIPLACTPFPKSAAPLTGELEECEVEFSHTMRVTRIHEDPRSTKPYPEEIWTKIHDLGFRVDEEIKKENITLTMGGEPTFVSATDMEADEWNTGAVGPTKKIKAMELLQRLRSKWAPGSLLHIGQGKWYPGESLPRWAIGCYWRKDGKSLWQDPSLLADDTRDYKFGPAQAKTLMQTVTQVLGVDEKYIIPAYEDVFHWLLKEQRLPANVTPEDSRLKDPEERARMTRVFEQGIGAVTGFVLPIQKGSWKSCTWELRSDNLFLVPGDSPMGLRLPLDSLPWVSPKKYPHVVEEDPMGIHGPFPDPLTSDSDKERLRRAEKEKEGQFNLPGKPETQTRDDVVSQRLEPASHAADDTSGTEPTIRTALCIQPRDGRLYVFMPPMASASDYFELITAVEQAARITECPVVIEGYTPPFDHRINVLNVTPDPGVIEVNIHPATDWGQMVEVTCDLYEEARQSGLGTEKFMLDGRHSGTGGGNHIVMGGPSPGQSPWLARPDLLRSFLTFWNNHPSLSFLFSGLFIGPTSQSPRIDEARHDTLDELDIAFAELDNQTGSGSPCPPWLVDRLFRHLLTDLTGNTHRAEFCIDKMYSPDSAAGRLGLLEFRSFEMPPHARMSLAQQLLLRIFLLKFWKTPYKEKLVRWGTSLHDKFMLPFYVWQDFCDVLDILRRDGYDLSPACFHPHFEFRFPFVGKVCHAGVEMELRTAIEPWHVLGEEPGGGGTARYVDSSLERIQIQVSGMTDSRYQVLCNGRPVPLHPTDVNAQFVAGIRYRAWQPPSCLHPTIGVHTPLIFDLMDTWSMRSVGGCTYHAFHPGGRGYDVFPINALEAEGRRISRFRDIGHTPGPMERIPHEPLNPRFPHTLDLRTRY